The Alphaproteobacteria bacterium DNA window CAACGGAAGACGGTGTGGCTGTACTCCGCCGCCTCGATCAGGCTTTGGGGCGGGAAGAAGAGCCTCTGTCACCCCTGACACCGGTGACCGCCTATCGCGAACGACTGGATTTTGCCGATCCTCTTTTGACAGCCCAGGGCGTGGAACAGGGTCTGGATCGCCTGCTTGGATATCTCTGCGCCCGCCTGGTGAAAACAGGATACGGCGCACGTGGCCTGTGCCTATCGGCCTATCGAACCGATGGCGGCGTATCACGGGCCGGTATCGCCACCGGCCGGACGGAGCAGACCGCAAGTCATTTCCGCCGCCTGTTTCAGGATCGTCTGGACCGCATTGATCCCGGCTTTGGCATCGATGCCCTGGTGCTGGAGGCCGAGCACCTGTCCCCGATGCAACCGCGGCAAACCACGCTGCAGAGCGGCGGCCAGGCACAGGAAAGCGATGCCGTCAGTCGGCTCACGGACCGCCTGACCGGCCGCCTGGGCGCGTCCGCGGTGCATCGTCTGGTCCCCGGGGCGAGCCACAGGCCGGAACGGGCTGAACACCACCTGCCAACCAGTGACACCCCAACGCCGGGACTTTGGCAGGACCCCGACCACAAGGGGCCAGCCCGGCCACGCCGACCGATCAAGTTGCTGCCCAGGCCGGAAGCCGTGAAGGTTCTGGCAGAGGTGCCGGAAGGCCCGCCCTTGCGTTTCACCTGGCGACGGGCCGGCCACCGCACCGTACGGGCCGAGGGGCCGGAGCGCATCGCTCCGGAGTGGTGGCTCGAAGCCGGCGCCGACCCGGGCCGACTGCGTGACTATTATCATGTAGAGGACGATCAGGGCCGGCGCTTCTGGCTGTTCAGAGAAGGCCTGTACCAGCTAAGCCAGACCGACGGCCCGCCGCGCTGGTTCATCCATGGCCTGTTCGCCTGAGAGCCATGGCACACGCTTATGCCGAGTTGCAGGCAAGCAGCAACTTTTCCTTCTTGCATGGCGCCTCCCACCCCGGCGAGCTGGTGGAAACAGCCAGCGACCTCGGCCTGACAGCCCTGGCCCTGACTGATCGCAACAGTCTGGCCGGCATCGTGCGGGCTCACGCCGCCGCCCGACACGCCGATATGCAACTGATCGTCGCCAGCCGTCTCGACCTGACCGATGGGCCAAGCCTTCTGGTCATGCCCACCGACCGACAGGCCTATGGACGCTTGACCCGCCTGCTGACCCTTGGCAAGCGGCGGGCGAAAAAAGGCGCATGCCATATCGCTCTGGCGGATGTCTATGATCATGCTCAGGGGCAGGTCTTTATTCAGTTGCCCCCCGCCGACTGGCAACAGGAATCCCTGATCCGTCAGACACGCGCCATCGCCAGCGATCTGGGCGCTCCATGCTTTCTTGCGGCCAGTCACCTCTATCAGGGCGATGATCGCCGTCGTCTCGCCCGTCTGGCGGCCGTGGCCGAGAGCGCCGGAACGCCGTTGGTGGCAACCAACGACGTGCACTATCACGTGCCGGCCCGCCGGCCATTGCAGGATGTGCTGACCTGCATTCGTGAACACTGCACCATCACCGAAGCCGGCTTCCGCCTTGCCGCCAATAGCGAGCGGCACCTGAAGTCACCGGCCGACATGGCGCGCCTGTTCGCCGGCCACGAGGCTGCCATTGCCCGCACGGTGGATATCGCCCGGGCATGTCGCTTCAACCTGGACGAGCTGCGCTACAACTACCCCGAAGAGCCGGTGCCGCCTGGCGAAACACCCCAAAGCCAGCTTGAGAAGTTGACCTGGGCCGGCGCCGGGGATCGTTATCCGGCCGGCCTGCCGGACAGGATCGTGGCGACCATACGCAAGGAGCTAACCCTTATCGCCAGGCTTGGCTATGCGCCGTATTTCCTCACTGTCCACGACATCGTGCACTGGGCCCGGGCCCAGAATATCCTATGCCAGGGCCGTGGTTCGGCGGCCAACTCAATAGTCTGCTATTGCCTGTCCATCACGTCCGTCAATCCGGACGAAATTGACCTCCTGTTCGAACGCTTCATCTCCGAAGAGCGCAACGAACCACCGGATATCGACGTGGATTTCGAGCACGAGCGCCGCGAGGAGGTGATGCAGTACATCTATGACCGCTATGGCCGGGAGCGAGCCGGCATCGCCGCCACGGTCATCACCTACCGGTCACGCAGCGCCGTGCGCGAAGTAGGCAAAGCCATGGGCCTGTCAGCCGACACGACCGCGGCGCTGGCCGGCAATGTGTGGGGCTGGTCGAGCCAGGGCGTGCCGGATGAACAGGTGCGGCAGGCGGGCCTGGATCCGGCCGACCCCCTGCTGCGCCGCACCCTGGCCCTGACCCGCATGCTCATCGGCTTTCCCCGCCACCTGTCACAGCATGTGGGCGGGTTCGTCCTGACCCAGGACCCCCTGTCGGAGGTCATCCCCATCGGCAACGCCGCCATGGCCGACCGCACCTTCGTCGAATGGGACAAGAACGATCTGGACGTTCTCGGCATCCTCAAGATCGATGTCCTGGCGCTGGGCATGCTGACCTGCCTGCGCAAGGCTTTTGCCCTGCTGGAAACCCACTATGGCAAGCGTCTGAGTCTGGCCGCAGTTCCGCGTGACGATCCGGCTACGTATCAGATGATTCAGAAAGCCGACACGGTTGGTGTTTTCCAGATTGAGAGTCGGGCCCAGATGTCCATGTTGCCCCGCCTCAGGCCGGCCAACATGTATGATCTGGTCATCGAGGTCGCCATCGTCCGGCCGGGGCCAATCCAGGGCGGCATGGTGCACCCCTATCTGCGCCGGCGGCAGGGCCTGGAAAAAGTGGAGTATCCGTCCGAGGGCCTGCGAAGCGTTCTTGAAAAGACACTCGGCGTTCCGTTGTTCCAGGAACAGGCCATGAAGATCGCCATCATCGCGGCCGGCTTCACACCGGGAGAGGCGGATCGGCTGCGCCGCGCCATGGCAAGCTTTCGTCACATTGGCGACATCGGCAACTTTAAGGATAAGTTCATCCGCGGCATGACTACCAATGGCTATACAACCGACTTCTCAGAGCGCTGTTTCAAGCAGATCGAAGGGTTCAGCGACTATGGCTTTCCGGAAAGCCATGCCGCCAGCTTCGCTCTGCTGGCCTATGCCTCGTCCTGGCTCAAATGTCATTACCCTGACGTTTTCACCTGTGCTCTTCTCAATGCCCAGCCCATGGGCTTCTACTCATCTTCCTCCCTGGTCCGGGATTTCCGGGATCATGGCGGCGAAACACGCCCCGTGGATGTCAGCTACAGCGCCTGGGACCACCGGCTCGAAGCCAGAGACCCGCATCGCCCGGACGAGCAGACATCCTTTGCACTGCGTCTTGGCCTGCGCCAGGTGAAAGGCCTGCGGGAGGAGGATGCACACAAAATCACCGCCGTGCGCGGAGCAGGCTTCCGCAATCTACGCGATTTCTGTTTCAGGACCGGCCTTAACACCGCGGCTCTCTGCCGTCTGGCCCACGCCGATGCCTTTCGCTCCCTGAATCTGGACCGCCGCGCCGCGACCTGGGAAATTCGCGCCATGACCGGCCCGAACGGCCAATCTTCCATGGTCGAAGCCCTGCCACTGTTTGCCGCAGCCGATACGGTCCGGGATGGCCCCATGCAACCGGAGGAGACCGTCACGTTGCCGGCCATGCAGCCCGGTGAACATGTCATGGAGGATTATCAAAGCCTGCGCCTGTCCCTCAAGGCACACCCGCTTTCCTTCCTGCGCCCGGTCCTGGCTGAACGCCACATCAAGCCCGCAGGGGATCTGACGAATCTCCCCACCGACAGCCTTGTCCGGATTGCCGGCCTCGTCCTGACCCGGCAGCGTCCGGGAACCGCCAGCGGTGTGGTCTTCATGACCCTGGAGGATGAAACCGGTACCGCCAACATTATTGTCTGGCCGACAATCCTCGAAAGCCACCGCCGTATTGCTCTTGGTGCCCGCATGGTGTCCATAGAAGGTCGGCTGCAAAACGAGCAGGGGGTCATTCACGTCATCGCACGCCGCCTGACGGACCTCACCTCCCTATTACTGGATACGCTACAGAGTGAAGAGTCCGGTCAGCCCGAACAGGAATCGCGCGCAACCGCCAGCCCCCACCGTCATCCACGATCCGTCCGGGCTCTTCCCAAGGGGCGGAACTTTCACTAGTGCCTTGCCAGCGCCCATCGCAAGTCCCGCATCTGGATTTCCATAGCTTGCGCGAAAGCACCGACAACGGTTTCCAAGAAAAACCACAAAAAAAAGCCCGGCCGTTCAGTCAGACCCATAATTTCACTGGTCGC harbors:
- a CDS encoding DNA polymerase Y family protein codes for the protein MRRVVSLWLPQWTIERLRRSEGPHTRPARRTIAAGKPDSPSVGAAAPFALVAAQNGRLCLTAVNRAARHEGLVAGQTLADARAIAPHLTTRPAEPEADARALRALADWCRRYTPWTSPEGTDGLWLDISGCAHLFGGETSLLYDLLHRLKQQGLSAQAGLADTPGAAWALARFMPETARLEARIADPGDTRQALSDLPVAALRLPPDAVLLLHRLGLRTIASLYPLPRASLARRFRATEDGVAVLRRLDQALGREEEPLSPLTPVTAYRERLDFADPLLTAQGVEQGLDRLLGYLCARLVKTGYGARGLCLSAYRTDGGVSRAGIATGRTEQTASHFRRLFQDRLDRIDPGFGIDALVLEAEHLSPMQPRQTTLQSGGQAQESDAVSRLTDRLTGRLGASAVHRLVPGASHRPERAEHHLPTSDTPTPGLWQDPDHKGPARPRRPIKLLPRPEAVKVLAEVPEGPPLRFTWRRAGHRTVRAEGPERIAPEWWLEAGADPGRLRDYYHVEDDQGRRFWLFREGLYQLSQTDGPPRWFIHGLFA
- a CDS encoding error-prone DNA polymerase codes for the protein MAHAYAELQASSNFSFLHGASHPGELVETASDLGLTALALTDRNSLAGIVRAHAAARHADMQLIVASRLDLTDGPSLLVMPTDRQAYGRLTRLLTLGKRRAKKGACHIALADVYDHAQGQVFIQLPPADWQQESLIRQTRAIASDLGAPCFLAASHLYQGDDRRRLARLAAVAESAGTPLVATNDVHYHVPARRPLQDVLTCIREHCTITEAGFRLAANSERHLKSPADMARLFAGHEAAIARTVDIARACRFNLDELRYNYPEEPVPPGETPQSQLEKLTWAGAGDRYPAGLPDRIVATIRKELTLIARLGYAPYFLTVHDIVHWARAQNILCQGRGSAANSIVCYCLSITSVNPDEIDLLFERFISEERNEPPDIDVDFEHERREEVMQYIYDRYGRERAGIAATVITYRSRSAVREVGKAMGLSADTTAALAGNVWGWSSQGVPDEQVRQAGLDPADPLLRRTLALTRMLIGFPRHLSQHVGGFVLTQDPLSEVIPIGNAAMADRTFVEWDKNDLDVLGILKIDVLALGMLTCLRKAFALLETHYGKRLSLAAVPRDDPATYQMIQKADTVGVFQIESRAQMSMLPRLRPANMYDLVIEVAIVRPGPIQGGMVHPYLRRRQGLEKVEYPSEGLRSVLEKTLGVPLFQEQAMKIAIIAAGFTPGEADRLRRAMASFRHIGDIGNFKDKFIRGMTTNGYTTDFSERCFKQIEGFSDYGFPESHAASFALLAYASSWLKCHYPDVFTCALLNAQPMGFYSSSSLVRDFRDHGGETRPVDVSYSAWDHRLEARDPHRPDEQTSFALRLGLRQVKGLREEDAHKITAVRGAGFRNLRDFCFRTGLNTAALCRLAHADAFRSLNLDRRAATWEIRAMTGPNGQSSMVEALPLFAAADTVRDGPMQPEETVTLPAMQPGEHVMEDYQSLRLSLKAHPLSFLRPVLAERHIKPAGDLTNLPTDSLVRIAGLVLTRQRPGTASGVVFMTLEDETGTANIIVWPTILESHRRIALGARMVSIEGRLQNEQGVIHVIARRLTDLTSLLLDTLQSEESGQPEQESRATASPHRHPRSVRALPKGRNFH